A stretch of the Comamonas testosteroni TK102 genome encodes the following:
- a CDS encoding sigma-70 family RNA polymerase sigma factor: MLAHYYRELLRFLQGAVRDRDTAADLAQESYARVLAVQQSGETITEPRALLYRTARNLVIDQYRRSEVRNTYAAAEGDSFIDAADLASGPEALEPEVAAMSSQTVDALLAAIGELPLRCREAFILHKFDGLSQPEVARQMGISLTMVERHIKLGMQACRACQERMQGGADSPSPGVQPRSGQ; encoded by the coding sequence GTGCTCGCACACTATTACCGAGAGTTGTTGAGGTTTCTGCAGGGAGCTGTCAGAGATCGCGATACGGCCGCAGACTTGGCGCAGGAAAGCTATGCCCGAGTGCTGGCCGTGCAGCAGTCCGGCGAGACCATCACCGAGCCACGCGCCCTGCTCTACCGTACTGCTCGCAACCTGGTGATTGATCAGTACCGCCGCAGCGAAGTGCGCAATACATATGCGGCGGCAGAAGGCGACTCCTTCATCGACGCTGCCGATCTAGCTTCTGGTCCTGAAGCCCTCGAGCCAGAGGTGGCCGCAATGTCGTCTCAAACGGTAGATGCGCTGCTGGCGGCTATTGGCGAGTTACCTCTGCGCTGCCGTGAGGCATTCATCTTGCACAAGTTCGATGGGCTGTCCCAGCCCGAGGTGGCGCGTCAGATGGGCATTTCCCTGACCATGGTGGAGCGCCATATCAAACTGGGAATGCAGGCCTGTCGAGCCTGCCAGGAGCGGATGCAGGGAGGCGCAGACTCCCCCTCTCCTGGGGTTCAACCCAGGAGCGGCCAATGA
- a CDS encoding TonB-dependent siderophore receptor, translated as MSRFRFHLAPLAAAVTVILATSGAQAQSVSVQATLTGPVEIQITAQPLSQALVVLARQAHLELMVQPALVEGRSAPAVQGRFTVREALNRLLAGSGLHAEVEGRSVVVQRQPQSSDAATMPTVTVSALEERAATTEGSDSFATRAVSINKGDQALKDIPQSISVITRKQLDEQGITDLKQAANIATGTVGVTGVGQGMVLAARGFQIDNWQYDGVAIPRNMYSLGNWAAEGMVFYDRLEVLRGASGLLQGTGSPGGAVNLVRKRGQNEKTVTLTTRIGSWDRYGAQLDAGGPLNAEGTLRGRVVVDEASSHSFVDYVNERTRSLYAALDYDISPDTTVGLAVSQLDSKGRPFIYGVPLRADGSDVGLSRSTFTGALWNHDKLKQTTVYADLNHRFNADWKLKISALHMSETNNSTHQRMHGTVASDGSGMTYADWITHFDSSKVGLDAFVNGRFDAMGLHHEVTLGADYSKYKSDDMYARNFTSGGNLFDIDHNRPKPTVDSLLAAGGRQAFSSYDVQQKGIYASWRAQLTEPLTAIVGARASWYDLLYKGSLFDTREVMHASGEIIPYAGLVYALTPQWSAYGSYTSVFEPQSARTAAGKVLDPIIGSNYELGIKGELMDKRVNTSIAVFRYDHKNRGVNDIASGYACDGWFCSTASGKVRSQGLEAEVSGEVMSNLQLVAGYTFNTTKFLRDPDNQGKVFSTWTPKHMLRVWASYRLPGDWNRLTTSAGFTTQSHTLGYDRSFDIAGFTTWNMRVAYQVTPELHVALNLNNISDKRYIVPGYTGYTGANYGDPRNIMLTLKYTPRL; from the coding sequence ATGTCCCGTTTTCGATTCCATCTTGCGCCGCTGGCAGCCGCTGTGACTGTGATCTTGGCAACCTCAGGCGCACAGGCGCAATCAGTCAGTGTGCAGGCCACGCTGACCGGGCCGGTTGAAATCCAGATCACTGCCCAGCCGCTGTCGCAAGCTCTGGTGGTTCTCGCACGCCAGGCGCACCTGGAATTGATGGTGCAGCCTGCATTGGTCGAAGGCCGAAGCGCGCCCGCAGTGCAAGGTCGCTTCACCGTGCGGGAAGCTCTGAATCGCTTGCTCGCGGGAAGTGGCCTGCACGCCGAAGTGGAGGGAAGGTCTGTCGTTGTGCAACGCCAGCCGCAAAGCTCGGACGCTGCTACCATGCCGACGGTCACCGTGTCCGCCCTGGAGGAACGCGCAGCCACCACAGAAGGCTCGGACTCTTTCGCCACGCGTGCGGTAAGCATCAACAAAGGCGATCAGGCGCTCAAAGACATCCCGCAATCCATCAGCGTGATCACGCGCAAGCAGCTCGACGAGCAAGGCATCACGGACCTCAAGCAGGCAGCCAACATCGCAACCGGCACCGTGGGTGTAACCGGAGTCGGGCAGGGCATGGTGTTGGCGGCACGCGGCTTTCAGATCGACAACTGGCAATACGATGGCGTTGCGATTCCTCGCAACATGTACTCGCTCGGCAACTGGGCTGCAGAAGGGATGGTCTTCTATGACCGCCTGGAAGTCCTTCGCGGCGCATCGGGCCTGTTGCAAGGCACCGGCAGCCCTGGTGGCGCAGTCAACCTCGTTCGCAAGCGCGGCCAGAACGAGAAGACTGTGACACTGACCACGCGTATCGGCTCATGGGATCGCTACGGCGCTCAGCTGGACGCTGGAGGCCCCCTCAATGCAGAAGGGACGCTGCGCGGCCGGGTAGTGGTGGACGAGGCCAGCAGCCATTCTTTCGTCGACTACGTGAACGAGCGTACTCGATCGCTATATGCGGCACTGGACTATGACATCAGCCCAGATACGACGGTTGGCCTGGCGGTGAGCCAGCTGGACAGCAAGGGGCGGCCCTTCATCTATGGCGTGCCCCTGCGTGCAGACGGCAGCGATGTAGGCCTTTCCCGCTCCACGTTCACGGGTGCCTTGTGGAACCACGACAAACTCAAACAGACCACGGTTTACGCCGACCTGAATCACCGTTTCAACGCGGACTGGAAGCTCAAGATTTCGGCCTTGCACATGAGCGAGACGAACAACTCCACGCACCAACGCATGCATGGCACCGTAGCTTCGGACGGAAGCGGAATGACCTACGCAGACTGGATCACCCACTTCGACTCCAGCAAGGTCGGGCTCGATGCGTTCGTGAACGGCCGCTTCGATGCCATGGGGCTGCACCATGAAGTGACGCTGGGTGCGGATTACTCCAAGTACAAATCCGATGATATGTACGCCCGCAACTTCACGTCGGGCGGCAACCTCTTTGATATCGATCACAACCGCCCCAAGCCCACCGTGGACAGCCTGCTGGCGGCCGGTGGCCGGCAAGCCTTCTCATCGTACGACGTGCAGCAAAAGGGCATCTATGCCAGCTGGCGCGCTCAGCTGACCGAACCGTTGACTGCCATCGTGGGTGCCCGCGCCAGCTGGTACGACCTCCTCTACAAAGGATCGCTGTTCGACACTCGCGAAGTCATGCACGCATCGGGAGAAATCATCCCTTACGCCGGTTTGGTGTATGCGCTGACGCCCCAGTGGTCGGCCTACGGCAGCTACACCAGCGTGTTCGAACCCCAATCGGCACGCACAGCCGCAGGCAAGGTACTGGACCCCATCATCGGCTCGAACTACGAACTGGGTATCAAAGGCGAGCTGATGGACAAGCGCGTCAACACGTCGATCGCTGTGTTCCGCTACGACCACAAGAACCGCGGCGTCAACGATATCGCATCCGGCTATGCCTGCGACGGCTGGTTCTGCTCCACCGCGTCCGGCAAGGTCCGCAGCCAGGGCCTTGAAGCCGAAGTGAGCGGCGAAGTGATGAGCAATCTGCAATTAGTGGCAGGCTACACCTTCAATACCACCAAATTCTTGCGCGATCCCGACAACCAGGGCAAGGTCTTCAGCACCTGGACCCCCAAGCATATGCTGCGCGTCTGGGCGTCTTACCGCCTGCCTGGCGACTGGAACCGCCTCACCACAAGCGCCGGTTTCACCACGCAAAGCCATACGCTTGGCTATGACCGCTCATTCGACATTGCCGGCTTCACCACATGGAACATGCGAGTCGCCTATCAAGTCACGCCCGAGCTCCACGTAGCGCTGAACCTGAACAACATATCCGATAAGCGATACATCGTTCCAGGCTACACCGGGTACACCGGCGCCAACTATGGAGATCCGCGCAATATCATGCTTACTTTGAAATACACCCCTCGCCTTTAA
- a CDS encoding iron uptake protein, whose protein sequence is MKACTRKMDTLSSPRMAIALRITTAIFAGYGFTWGFIAAATAGLFALGMAFHDAEHLSAIFGLVIYLCVFLWSFAARSLGRVWAVLLGGGAAMAIAASLIQRHLI, encoded by the coding sequence ATGAAAGCATGCACCCGGAAAATGGACACTCTCTCCAGTCCCCGTATGGCTATCGCGCTACGAATCACCACCGCCATTTTTGCGGGCTACGGTTTCACCTGGGGCTTCATCGCAGCGGCAACCGCCGGGCTGTTTGCACTAGGCATGGCCTTTCATGATGCCGAGCACCTGAGCGCCATTTTCGGGCTTGTGATTTATCTTTGCGTATTTCTGTGGTCCTTCGCAGCCCGCAGCCTCGGACGTGTGTGGGCCGTGCTGTTGGGCGGTGGTGCTGCGATGGCGATTGCCGCTTCGCTGATTCAGCGCCACCTGATCTAA
- a CDS encoding RNA polymerase sigma factor, translating into MFERYYRELLSFLSRKVTDRAVAADLTQESYARVYAAQASGSCIGDPRALLYQTARNLVIDHQRHGDVRASVEIPSTQAGPDEAHGSRNWEPETAMSSQQGVSALVTVIDNLPLRCREAFMLNRFEGLTYAMVAERMGISVKAVEQHIKHALDACERCRAQSAGESGMPSAPRRKLNRSRHD; encoded by the coding sequence GTGTTCGAGCGCTATTACCGCGAATTGCTGAGTTTTCTTTCCCGAAAAGTGACCGACCGCGCTGTTGCGGCCGATTTGACGCAGGAGAGTTATGCGCGTGTATATGCAGCTCAGGCTTCGGGATCGTGCATTGGTGATCCGCGCGCACTGCTCTACCAAACTGCCCGCAATCTTGTCATCGACCACCAGCGCCACGGCGACGTCCGCGCCAGCGTGGAAATACCGTCCACGCAGGCTGGACCCGACGAGGCGCACGGCTCTCGAAACTGGGAGCCGGAAACCGCGATGTCGTCGCAACAGGGGGTATCGGCGCTGGTCACCGTCATCGATAACCTGCCGCTGCGATGCCGCGAAGCGTTCATGCTGAACCGCTTCGAAGGTCTGACCTACGCGATGGTCGCGGAACGCATGGGCATTTCTGTCAAGGCGGTGGAGCAACACATCAAGCATGCACTAGACGCCTGCGAGCGTTGCCGAGCCCAGTCAGCCGGTGAAAGCGGTATGCCATCCGCTCCGCGTAGAAAACTAAATCGATCCCGCCATGATTGA
- the atzF gene encoding allophanate hydrolase, with amino-acid sequence MLIGSFEDWKRAYQEGADPAALLEQQRCSLTSDDSAWISIASDAQLKAQLLQLEALQQTQGRERLPLYGIPFAVKDNIDVEGFVTTAACPAFAYQAQRDAVAVQRLRQAGAIVLGKTNLDQFATGLVGTRSPFGAVPNAFDSRLISGGSSSGSASVVARGLVPFALSTDTAGSGRIPAAFNQIVGIKPTPGAVPGTGLVPACRTLDCIGVLALNVADSALVLSLMEGPDAQDSYARSRPFIAKHTPLSQLRVGVPDARKLSSDYEDAFAAFLVRLKPQTERVQALPFDALFEVANLLYYGPWVAERVVGARGIYEQQPEALLPVIRQVLDVHQRFNAADTFNAQYQLQDLRQEAENIWQECDVLCVPSAPRHPSMAEVQADPIGVNSEMGTYTNFVNLLGWSAIAIPASQLPDGLPFGITLIAPGWREPDLVRWAQQLEAQANLCAGVTGLPAQNAGSLPAWRVPTQGETIEVAVVGAHLRGMPLNHELLACGARFREETSTASDYRLYALQGTVPPKPGMARSDEGAAITVEVWDMPIANFGRFVAGVPTPLGIGSVQLQDGRSVKGFICEGHALTQARDITAFGGWRAYCQSL; translated from the coding sequence ATGCTGATTGGTTCATTTGAAGATTGGAAGCGGGCTTACCAAGAAGGCGCTGACCCTGCTGCATTGCTTGAGCAGCAGCGCTGTAGTCTGACCAGCGATGACTCGGCCTGGATCAGCATTGCCAGTGACGCGCAATTGAAAGCGCAGTTGCTGCAACTGGAGGCACTTCAGCAGACCCAAGGCCGTGAGCGTCTGCCTTTGTACGGCATCCCCTTTGCGGTCAAGGACAACATCGATGTGGAGGGCTTTGTCACCACGGCGGCCTGCCCTGCTTTCGCCTACCAGGCACAGCGCGATGCTGTGGCCGTTCAGCGTCTCAGGCAAGCCGGAGCCATTGTTCTGGGCAAGACCAATCTGGACCAGTTTGCCACCGGTCTCGTCGGAACGCGCTCACCATTTGGTGCCGTGCCCAATGCGTTTGACAGCAGACTTATTTCCGGCGGCTCCAGCTCAGGCTCGGCATCTGTGGTGGCGCGTGGTCTGGTTCCATTTGCCCTGTCCACGGACACGGCTGGATCGGGCCGCATTCCTGCGGCCTTCAATCAGATCGTCGGAATCAAGCCCACTCCCGGTGCAGTGCCCGGCACTGGTTTGGTGCCTGCCTGCCGCACGCTGGACTGCATAGGCGTTCTGGCGCTGAATGTGGCCGATAGCGCTCTGGTTCTGTCACTCATGGAAGGGCCTGACGCACAGGACAGCTATGCCAGATCACGCCCCTTCATCGCCAAACATACCCCGCTGTCTCAACTGCGCGTGGGGGTGCCTGATGCACGCAAGCTTTCCAGTGATTATGAGGATGCATTTGCTGCGTTTCTTGTGCGTCTGAAGCCGCAAACCGAACGGGTACAAGCCTTGCCCTTTGATGCATTGTTTGAAGTCGCCAACCTGCTGTACTACGGCCCCTGGGTCGCTGAACGGGTGGTCGGAGCACGCGGCATCTACGAACAACAGCCAGAAGCCTTGCTGCCAGTGATTCGCCAGGTTCTGGACGTACACCAGCGCTTCAACGCTGCCGATACCTTCAATGCCCAGTACCAACTGCAGGACCTCAGACAGGAAGCCGAGAATATCTGGCAAGAATGTGATGTGCTGTGTGTTCCTAGCGCACCACGCCACCCCTCCATGGCCGAGGTGCAAGCTGACCCGATCGGCGTCAACTCGGAGATGGGAACCTATACCAATTTCGTCAATCTTCTCGGTTGGTCGGCGATCGCAATCCCTGCATCGCAACTGCCAGACGGCCTGCCCTTTGGCATCACCTTGATAGCGCCGGGCTGGCGCGAGCCTGATCTGGTGCGCTGGGCACAGCAGTTGGAAGCACAAGCCAATCTGTGTGCCGGCGTGACAGGCCTTCCCGCCCAAAACGCTGGCTCACTGCCAGCATGGCGGGTACCGACACAAGGCGAGACCATCGAAGTCGCCGTGGTGGGTGCACATCTGCGTGGCATGCCTCTCAACCATGAATTGCTGGCTTGTGGTGCGCGCTTTCGCGAGGAGACGAGCACCGCCTCAGACTACCGCCTGTATGCCCTGCAAGGCACGGTACCTCCCAAACCTGGAATGGCACGGTCAGACGAAGGGGCGGCTATCACAGTCGAAGTGTGGGACATGCCAATTGCCAACTTTGGCCGCTTTGTAGCCGGCGTTCCAACGCCTCTGGGCATTGGTTCGGTGCAGCTGCAGGATGGACGCAGCGTGAAAGGCTTTATCTGCGAAGGCCATGCATTGACACAGGCCCGGGACATCACCGCGTTCGGCGGCTGGCGCGCGTACTGCCAGTCTCTGTGA
- a CDS encoding GntR family transcriptional regulator — MSSTSLASLAYEKLRQALDNFQYVPGDRFSENEVGADLGMSRTPVREALVRLQREGYISVIPKLGWIVNSIDFTMFEQLYDVRSILECAALDLLVQTPDLEIRLHELTALWCIPAPQRLSEIATVSRNDEQFHMALVAASGNQEMARIHQDITDRIRIVRRLEFTRNYRIDVTYEEHGDILKSLLGRDGLQAKSLLQQHIRVSRDEVKNITLHTLQNARQKQPCL; from the coding sequence ATGTCTTCCACCAGCCTGGCCAGCCTTGCTTACGAAAAACTACGCCAAGCCCTGGACAATTTTCAATATGTTCCTGGTGACCGCTTCAGCGAAAACGAAGTTGGCGCGGATCTCGGCATGAGCCGAACCCCTGTGCGCGAGGCGCTCGTGCGCCTGCAGCGCGAAGGATATATCTCCGTCATACCCAAGCTTGGCTGGATCGTGAACAGCATTGACTTCACGATGTTCGAGCAGTTGTACGATGTGCGTTCAATACTGGAATGCGCAGCGTTGGATCTACTTGTTCAGACCCCCGACCTGGAAATACGCCTGCATGAGCTGACCGCGCTATGGTGCATCCCCGCGCCACAACGGCTGTCTGAAATAGCCACTGTCTCGCGCAACGATGAGCAGTTTCACATGGCCTTGGTGGCGGCCAGCGGCAATCAGGAAATGGCCCGCATCCACCAAGATATCACGGACCGAATTCGTATCGTGCGGCGTCTGGAGTTCACGCGCAACTACCGCATTGACGTGACCTACGAGGAGCACGGCGACATCCTCAAATCATTGTTGGGCCGAGACGGCTTGCAGGCCAAGTCGTTGCTGCAGCAACATATCCGTGTGAGCCGTGACGAGGTAAAAAACATCACTTTGCATACTCTGCAGAATGCAAGGCAGAAGCAGCCTTGCCTTTAG
- a CDS encoding FecR family protein has protein sequence MTDRTIAQSPNSDLDAEALEWFARYSDAPDAAYSDAAFCNWLTGHPDRKAAFSRWQADWRQLDALPQSGVERLRLQLKKDQAQSSRKSRTSKRKPSRWSALIPQAALSAILMALVVGGGYKAWDHWQQQPLFAHMYQTERGQQLSVQLPDGSLLRLDTATRVEVSLYRQRREVRLPQGQAVFEVQKNVDRPFDVVAGNTKVTVVGTRFSVRNTAGSPVQVAIEEGKVRVSPLQSDGSSRPGATDVLLMAGQQMAAAADGPWGPVRAVAASGIAPWRDGRITLENVTLSEALAEFERYAPTRMVVRDAAVGALRLSGTFDPQTLAHFRYALPKVLPVRLKENGDVTEIVARH, from the coding sequence ATGACTGATCGCACCATTGCCCAATCGCCAAACAGCGACCTTGATGCCGAGGCCCTGGAATGGTTTGCGCGTTACAGCGATGCACCCGATGCTGCCTATTCAGACGCGGCCTTTTGCAACTGGCTGACTGGGCACCCGGATCGAAAAGCCGCATTCAGCCGCTGGCAAGCCGATTGGCGGCAACTGGATGCTCTGCCGCAATCAGGCGTTGAACGCTTGCGCCTCCAACTGAAGAAGGATCAGGCGCAGTCATCAAGAAAGAGCCGCACCTCGAAGCGCAAACCATCACGCTGGTCTGCGCTCATCCCGCAAGCCGCACTGTCAGCCATTCTGATGGCGCTTGTTGTCGGCGGCGGGTACAAGGCCTGGGACCATTGGCAGCAGCAACCCTTGTTTGCACACATGTACCAAACAGAGCGCGGACAACAACTGAGCGTGCAGTTGCCGGACGGCAGTCTCCTGAGGCTGGATACCGCGACACGCGTCGAGGTGAGCTTGTACCGCCAGCGCCGCGAGGTGAGATTGCCGCAGGGACAGGCCGTGTTCGAGGTACAAAAAAATGTGGACCGCCCATTCGACGTGGTAGCCGGCAACACCAAGGTCACTGTGGTGGGCACGCGCTTTTCCGTGCGCAACACCGCAGGAAGCCCCGTGCAGGTCGCCATCGAAGAAGGCAAGGTACGCGTGAGTCCGCTTCAGTCGGATGGCAGCAGCAGACCGGGGGCTACTGACGTCCTGCTGATGGCCGGCCAGCAGATGGCTGCTGCTGCTGATGGACCGTGGGGCCCCGTGAGAGCGGTTGCTGCTTCCGGCATCGCCCCCTGGCGCGATGGCCGGATCACCCTGGAGAACGTAACGCTTTCCGAGGCATTGGCTGAGTTCGAGCGCTACGCTCCCACACGCATGGTGGTGCGCGATGCGGCGGTGGGCGCACTGCGCCTTTCAGGCACGTTCGACCCGCAAACGCTGGCCCATTTCCGCTATGCCCTGCCCAAGGTGCTTCCCGTACGTTTGAAGGAAAACGGGGATGTCACGGAAATCGTAGCCCGCCACTGA
- a CDS encoding FecR family protein — protein sequence MRKPPLQTGDASRIREEALDWFVRRQGEGFGANDEQMFQNWLAADKANSDAFSHWQGEWQSFDEIPQSMRSMLQRNLAYEQAMDAASASGAARAGARGPSPSQQEAPTTPSRRQVLKSAFALAAIAAVTGGTSLLAWNHWQAQPVFTQAFSTQRGQQVEVPLPDGSRLRLDTSTRLEVTYYRQRREVRLIDGQAVFAVQSDADWPFHVFAGPICVTVVGTRFSVRHTPGMPANMGVHVAVEEGKVRVMRMAGDAEKAAASSDVGDAINLSAGQQVSSDAAGVLSAVSAVSNAGIALWRGNRVSFDNLRLDRAFAEMSRYVDLPLVIRDPAVAALPITGVFDPRDTATLRRVLPVSLPVRLKETGSGVTEVVLAR from the coding sequence ATGAGAAAACCTCCTCTCCAGACCGGCGACGCTTCGCGCATCCGCGAAGAAGCGCTGGACTGGTTCGTCCGGCGCCAGGGCGAAGGGTTCGGCGCCAACGATGAGCAAATGTTCCAGAATTGGCTTGCAGCTGATAAAGCGAACAGTGACGCCTTCAGCCACTGGCAAGGTGAGTGGCAATCCTTCGACGAAATTCCTCAGTCAATGAGGAGCATGCTGCAGCGCAATTTGGCCTATGAGCAGGCCATGGATGCGGCCAGCGCCTCCGGGGCCGCGAGGGCGGGCGCCAGAGGGCCATCGCCTTCGCAACAAGAGGCTCCAACCACTCCGTCCCGCAGACAAGTGTTGAAGTCGGCTTTCGCCCTGGCTGCCATAGCAGCTGTCACTGGAGGAACGAGCCTTCTTGCTTGGAACCATTGGCAAGCCCAACCTGTATTCACGCAGGCATTCAGCACTCAGCGTGGCCAACAGGTTGAAGTGCCACTGCCAGATGGATCCCGCCTGCGACTCGATACCTCGACACGCTTGGAGGTCACCTACTACAGGCAACGTCGCGAGGTGAGGCTGATTGATGGTCAGGCAGTTTTTGCCGTTCAAAGCGACGCCGATTGGCCCTTCCACGTGTTTGCCGGTCCAATATGCGTCACCGTCGTTGGAACGCGATTTTCCGTACGACACACTCCCGGTATGCCAGCGAACATGGGGGTGCATGTTGCAGTCGAAGAAGGCAAGGTCAGGGTGATGCGCATGGCGGGAGATGCCGAGAAGGCGGCTGCAAGCAGCGATGTCGGGGATGCAATTAACTTGTCGGCGGGGCAGCAAGTCTCCAGTGATGCGGCCGGAGTGTTGTCTGCCGTATCTGCTGTATCCAACGCAGGCATTGCATTGTGGCGCGGCAACCGCGTCAGTTTCGACAACTTACGGCTGGACCGAGCGTTCGCCGAAATGAGTCGCTATGTCGATCTGCCGCTCGTAATCCGCGACCCGGCTGTTGCCGCACTGCCGATCACAGGCGTCTTCGACCCACGGGATACGGCCACCCTCCGGCGCGTATTGCCGGTGTCGCTACCGGTGCGACTCAAAGAGACGGGAAGCGGTGTGACCGAGGTAGTCCTGGCGCGGTAG
- a CDS encoding DUF3325 domain-containing protein — MREAIFLGAALITGLIGMGWLSLAMDTHWQQVRSEPISPPTTVRLRILGALLLTSSLGFCLAADHASMAMLVWVMGLAASALAIAFTLTWRPMWLKVLTRPIQP; from the coding sequence ATGCGTGAAGCCATTTTTCTCGGGGCAGCGCTGATCACCGGCTTGATCGGCATGGGCTGGCTTTCACTGGCCATGGACACGCATTGGCAGCAGGTGCGAAGCGAACCGATCTCGCCTCCAACCACCGTACGTCTGCGCATTCTCGGAGCGCTGCTGCTCACATCCAGTCTGGGCTTTTGCCTTGCAGCTGATCACGCGTCGATGGCCATGCTGGTTTGGGTGATGGGGCTGGCCGCCTCAGCGCTCGCCATCGCGTTCACGCTCACATGGCGACCCATGTGGCTGAAAGTCTTGACGCGGCCAATTCAGCCCTGA
- a CDS encoding PepSY-associated TM helix domain-containing protein, which translates to MFQNFRLSMAWLHTWFGLALGFVLMASFFFGSLSVFDREIDRWAIPSSRFEPQPMPSFEKVLRPAFEQMQPSKASLDFMRDRVNGPMPERFDTVKSWAAYTTHRDPVLSLFSGYEVSNAKDPEEGVWGNRTIDPRSGTALSDDQLKIGSRFFYPLHYSLNLQWKSVGYWIVGFAALAMLAALVSGVVMHRKIFREFFTFRPKKSTQRSTLDLHNMTGVLALPFHFFFAFTGLVIFAGIYFPVTHTQLEPLHELHEKIEAREIGLPHDRAGIAASLASVDDMMNEARRRWADKGMAGEVGLLSLNHVGDANGYVSVFRAGTDRIALVGDGIHFKASTGEVLREDPPRTVVDSINTFLTGLHLQHFRHWLLRWMYVLGGLMGCVCIATGFIFFVEKRKKQHARTGHQGARVVDALAVTTVTGMVIATLVILIANRLLPQILPASWPARGDLEQYLFWAGWGLAMAHAFMRSAPVAEGLMNPAWREQCRAIAALAVLAVLLNWFTTGDHLLKTVWNDTYWPVAGVDLFLLSGAWLAWVSARKLNQRTAATRSAPHIKTSHA; encoded by the coding sequence ATGTTCCAGAATTTCCGTCTCTCCATGGCATGGCTGCATACCTGGTTCGGGCTCGCGCTTGGCTTTGTGCTGATGGCCTCCTTCTTCTTTGGATCGCTGTCGGTGTTTGACCGCGAGATTGATCGCTGGGCGATTCCTTCATCGCGCTTTGAACCACAGCCCATGCCCTCATTTGAGAAGGTGCTGCGCCCGGCTTTCGAGCAGATGCAACCCAGCAAGGCAAGTCTTGATTTCATGCGGGATCGTGTCAACGGCCCCATGCCGGAGCGCTTTGACACAGTCAAAAGCTGGGCTGCATACACCACGCACCGCGACCCGGTACTCAGTCTTTTTTCAGGCTACGAAGTGTCCAACGCCAAAGATCCGGAAGAAGGCGTCTGGGGCAACCGCACCATAGATCCGCGCAGCGGAACTGCGCTGTCAGACGACCAGCTCAAAATCGGCAGCCGCTTTTTCTATCCATTGCACTACAGCCTGAACCTGCAATGGAAAAGTGTCGGCTATTGGATCGTCGGATTTGCCGCGCTGGCGATGCTTGCTGCATTGGTCAGCGGCGTTGTCATGCATCGCAAGATCTTCCGCGAGTTCTTTACCTTTCGGCCGAAAAAGTCGACGCAACGCAGCACACTTGATCTGCACAACATGACCGGCGTTCTCGCGCTCCCATTTCACTTCTTCTTCGCATTCACAGGCCTGGTGATTTTTGCTGGCATCTACTTTCCCGTCACGCATACGCAACTTGAACCACTGCACGAATTGCACGAAAAAATCGAGGCACGGGAGATTGGCCTGCCACATGATCGAGCAGGCATTGCAGCTTCGCTGGCATCGGTCGATGACATGATGAACGAAGCGCGCCGCCGCTGGGCCGACAAAGGCATGGCAGGTGAAGTGGGCCTGCTCTCACTCAACCACGTTGGCGATGCCAATGGCTACGTCAGCGTCTTCCGCGCAGGTACCGATCGCATCGCTCTGGTGGGCGACGGCATCCACTTCAAGGCCAGCACCGGGGAGGTGCTGCGCGAAGATCCGCCTCGCACCGTAGTGGACAGCATCAACACGTTTTTGACAGGTCTGCACCTGCAGCACTTCCGCCACTGGCTGCTGCGCTGGATGTATGTGCTTGGCGGGCTGATGGGCTGTGTGTGCATCGCCACAGGCTTTATTTTCTTTGTGGAGAAGCGCAAGAAGCAGCATGCCAGGACGGGACATCAGGGGGCCCGTGTTGTAGATGCGCTGGCTGTCACCACGGTCACCGGTATGGTGATTGCAACCCTCGTCATCTTGATCGCCAACCGCTTGCTGCCGCAAATACTACCTGCAAGCTGGCCCGCTCGCGGCGATCTGGAGCAGTACCTCTTCTGGGCAGGATGGGGCCTGGCAATGGCTCACGCGTTTATGCGCAGTGCACCCGTTGCTGAGGGACTGATGAATCCCGCGTGGCGCGAGCAATGCAGGGCGATTGCGGCTCTCGCCGTACTGGCCGTGCTGCTGAACTGGTTCACAACGGGTGATCACCTCCTCAAAACCGTTTGGAACGACACTTACTGGCCCGTTGCAGGCGTGGATCTATTCCTGCTCTCGGGGGCCTGGCTGGCGTGGGTATCAGCGCGCAAGCTGAACCAGCGCACCGCAGCGACACGTTCCGCCCCCCACATCAAGACCAGCCATGCGTGA